A window of Miscanthus floridulus cultivar M001 chromosome 12, ASM1932011v1, whole genome shotgun sequence genomic DNA:
AGTTAATTATGTTTCCATGTTTATGAACATAAATGCACTAGAATTTTATTATTTTGTTCGTTTCTGTTAATTTACCTgaaccgctgctgctgctgcttggaaGAACATGACTGGAACGCACAACAGTCATGTACTCACACTGTTTCTGGAGCGATCTGAGCCAACGGCAGGCGCCAAGGGCTTGCCCAGATTGTAAGAAAGGTCTGAAGAGGAATGGCACAGTAGTCTCATCGTACTCGGCGTGCACGACCCATGCGACCTGGAATGCACAAAGAATTTGAACATTTTGACACCATCAACTATGATGTCTGTACCATCAACTAACTAATGTGTAATAATGATGCCACACATCAACTATGGTTGTCCAAAAGGTTTTGTACTCTGAATTGTAGTAAAGTACCTTGCAATAGCCACCGCTCATGTCCTCAAGGAGGCAGCCGGAGGGCAGCAACCTGCAGCCGGTGGTGTAACTAGTGCTGCTGCCTTCCTGTTCAACTCCACAGATGCCATCAACGGACACGTCTACCACAGCCCACCGCCCGTTCGCCATCATCTTGCTAAACCTCAGAAACTTGACGCTGCGGTTCAGCAGACGCGGCGATGGCACCCACAACTCTACATTCATCTGCAAAAGGACGAAAATTCCACGGAATCAGTTAAGCCCACGCATGGCATATAGGCATGCGATCGGTTGTGATAAAAATGAACATAATATAGATGGACGAAATCGATCACGGTCATCACCAGTTGAATCAACCCGTCGCGCAGAGAGGAGCTGCCGCTGGAGATGACGTTGCTGGAACTCACATATGCCACGATACCAGGAAACATCTCAGACCATTGGTTCTGCAGGCAAAATACAATACAATGCACAGATCGATCGATGTACAAGTACGCCTGAAAAATGCACTACAGTATTATATATATAGCTGAAGATAGGTGTGTGTCAATGTTACCACATCCGTGAGGACGCTGACGAGGTCAATGGCAGTGCCTTTGATCATATCAGTCTCTCTTGTTGCTTCCTCCACAAACCCCTGTGGGCAGAGCCCAAGTAGCCCTGGGAACGTCTGCATAATGTACTCCTGGTGATTGAGCATCTCGCGGTCCATGGCCGGCACCCACATTGGCTCACCCTTGGTTGCTAACATCACAAACTCCTTCATGGCACGATCAGCATGCGAGATAAGTGTAGCCTCCAGGTTGGTCGTCATTCTGCAGTTACTGGTGAATGCCACAGGGTCCATGTTCATGTGAGCAGGTGCCAGATGCTGAGCGGACGACGGCATAGCAGAGGGAGGACGCTCTGCTGCTGCCTCGCGGATGAGCCTGTCCATGTAAGCTTTGGCACGCACGTACTCATCCCTGAGCCTTGCGTTTTCATTCAGCTGGCGCCAATTCTCCGACATTGACTGAATTGCCACTGTAGGGTTGCTACACCTGAAGCATATCGGGTTCAGCGTTCGTTGCTTGAGTTCCTCGTTCTCAGCTTTCAGCTTGGCAAGTTCTTGCCGAATGCCTTTGTTCTCGTCCCCACAAGCCTTCACCTGCGTATGTCAATTTAATAAATTAATAATTGTAACTGATTCAAATATatttggcctcaatttgtcaataATTTTGACGATAATTATAATGGAACAAATTTGTAACAACACTACATTCAGGAACTTGTTAGAGATGGACACAAGAGCTAGAACAGCCGACATATATAGTAAGATGGTGGTAAGATGAAAACTTGCCTTCATCTGGGAGCGCCGGTTTTGGAACCAGAACTTCACCTGCCTTTCCTCTAAACCAATTTTAGCGGCAAGTTCCTGACGCACGTCAGGGTTTGGGTGGGAACACACTCTGAACTGACTGCACATAAACATAAATAGAAGAAAGATGATCCCATATACATTAATTCGACAAAAATGTGATACTATTCAATGATTGTGGGTTGTGTCTTACGCTTCGAGTTCTTGAATCTGATCCATAGTGAAACGTTTCGCACGCTTGGATGGCGTCTCACCCACAGGACTCCTGTGGTCCACATCATCAGTAGTCTGGTTAGTGTTCACATGGTCCTCTGCTCCTAGGAGAGCA
This region includes:
- the LOC136495645 gene encoding homeobox-leucine zipper protein ROC4-like, with the translated sequence MENEGQLNNNSNEQDRDGFTMDEIPDLPWNSHMEYDVDALLGAEDHVNTNQTTDDVDHRSPVGETPSKRAKRFTMDQIQELEAQFRVCSHPNPDVRQELAAKIGLEERQVKFWFQNRRSQMKVKACGDENKGIRQELAKLKAENEELKQRTLNPICFRCSNPTVAIQSMSENWRQLNENARLRDEYVRAKAYMDRLIREAAAERPPSAMPSSAQHLAPAHMNMDPVAFTSNCRMTTNLEATLISHADRAMKEFVMLATKGEPMWVPAMDREMLNHQEYIMQTFPGLLGLCPQGFVEEATRETDMIKGTAIDLVSVLTDVVTLTHTYLQLYI